The sequence agccacaaagggaaagagacatcctaacggctggtctcggtaaccctgagcatcctggtcgtgtacgaggaatctcgtctaaggaaggatggaaggaaggattcggaccacagtgggaaggtctgtacaagaaacgtgatcgatacaaggaagagatcgcggattattttaaggaggaggccaagaaagagttcaaagccatgatgtctcaaatgctatcgaatcctcctccagaattgatgcaacagttggcgagtgcgatgtctgttcaacagatgaccactccacagatacaaataattccagcagctcaaccgccggcttccacagattgtacgacattaccaagctctgttgcttcaacgggaaataaggaccgttatccagttgatgacatcacaaggcctgtggcgtgcacactggttataagatatggtattaacaataaacgtacaaagatagtagccacaggccttgcgatcccaggacgcaagttccatggaaacgatattccagatgattattgcaaagtagaagtgacgacggtcgtccaaggatccgaggacgacatgctagacatccctgggcccgaaggtatcgagaaacttggacaagctatcaagaattttatcctttggcctcgaagggatgtcgaattgcttgattggtcgaattcgtcgcaggcgtcgtaggcccaaccgtctccaccttctcaaattgttgttcctattgtacatccatcctcacctcctcaaacttcacatgctgctcctcatcctttttctgacccaccgtctccgccacaagcatcaccattcagggctccaccaccttctcctccccatcctcttggtgacccactgtctacgccaccatcaagggatccaccttctccacagccatcaaacgatccacgaccatcaaagaaatctaaacttcctataccaaaattggtgtccccgtatcagaaaaagaagagtaaagctactactgctggcacagttcggtttttgaaagggattggacggagcctcacgtcacaaactgttgatttggccgagcacgaggagtctgcaaaaaaggctgaggcaacggccgcaaagataaagaagccaactaaggcagattacaaaaacgtgcctaaaaaatatgtgtcgggcagacctctgctacctcttgacaaactaagaaaggtcccggctggtgttaaaaggttgcatgactggtacatgcgggcatcatcggttggcatcgacaccatcagtgtgcatataccagaccatgcttttattggttcgaaccaaaaggccgttgttacattcgaggacatgtggttaatgatgaaccttcagagactcgacgtgcaacttataacgatgtttgcattgtaagtgtcgctcatacttccacatatgtgtgttattattagtgagctgtataaaatttcaatatctgacatgcacgtgtgacttgcagaatgcaacatgatcagcaggagattctttacggttccaagcccaatgctagtgccagtaaaagggttgggtatctcaacccaatacttatattCGAGGAAAGCCACACGtttagaatcgggaaagacaacgatgaaatacggggaaagacggacgaagaagttgagaagcgtataaaggatatgaagaaggattttgaagctcgatacgccacatacataggacatgcaatgcttcaatttcaagacagggaagccataatggccccgtacaactttaagtaagtgtgattttgcataaataaaattaataatttcaatacacatgcatcacaaatttgattcgtacagggaccactggatatgcttcctcatttatcctaaggttggaaaggtgctggtgctcgactccttgaacttcgacccttcgacatatgcaacattcctcagcatcttagagctgtaagccttttctatgcatgcatacttttatcgattaaaatttgagaataacatggtgattctatttgagatcacagtgcttatagattctataagatgagaggtggaaagtacgacctgtcgaaaaaactcgtgccactagacatccatcatcactggccggtaagtatgtgattttatgaatacatatcatacacaatgttgcaactaaataaccaatctcccgttatgtagtgccacaagcaaccacaaggatcggtcctatgtggattctatgcgtgcgagttcataagagtgaacggacgatacatcacgaaccctgacaaggtattattagtaatagttaagtatgtatttatgtcattaaagatgcaaatgtgttattattgagtataaatagatgatgtttataaaattcctttacagcaatttcaacgaggaaacccggagaacttgaccgaagctgcattgtatggcatagtcgaggacctctgcacattcatattgaaagaggtcattcccgcagaaggaaaatatcacgatgcttccggaacattagctttgccagagtttagaatactaacagaaattagtagattatctcttagccgagatagttattagagcttaggtgaaaacttatgatgtatagaatgcatgaaggatatatggttgtaaacagaatactttgatgtatataaatgtatgatagaatttaatttcatgttgctttcaatatcaatatagatctatatatatatatatgtttgtgtgtgtaaataaatatatatataattcagtattgtttgaaattttgaaaaaaggcgggaaaacttccactggcggctgaataaagaaaaccgcgagtgaaaagtgcatttccactggcggtttgctttataaaaccgccagtggaaatgcattttcactggcggttttctttattcagccgccagtggaaatgcacttttcactggcggttccttaagaaaaccgccagtgaaaatgcacttttcactagcggttccaaaataaccgccagtggaaatgctgatttccactgacccctagcactggcggtactgaaaaacgccagtgtaaatatgtttagaaccgccactatagagcttctgtgtactagtggtgGGAGTTTTTTTTTTCATACGTCACCCCCTCCACGCACGCTCGTCCACCTGCCTACGAAAAATCTAAAAACTACGTGCTTATTGGGTTTGAATCTAGATTGCAAGGAACAAACTATCGCCTCCTAACATTTTACCACTCGTTGGTTTGTGCTATATAAATTAAAGATAGATACTATAAATATATATACTCCACAAAAAATCCAAAAACTGTACTACAATTACGTGAGAGTTTCTCCTTTCATACGTCGTCCTCCACACGCTCATTAAGGTTTGAACCCAGATTGCAAGGAACAAAACTATTGCCTTTTAACCATTGCATATTGTTGATTTATGCAATATAAATGACAGATACTACAAATACATGTACTCCGCGAAAAAAAATTACATGCTCATTAGTGTTTAAACTAAGGTCGATCGCAAGGAACAAACTATCGCCTTCTAACCATTGCACTATTATTATTTGATTTATCGAACGAGGTAGTCTAGTATCATTTCATATCTCTAAGTTCTCGGTTTGGTTTGCAAAATAAAACGGATTGATTCTTTAACACCTTGTTAATAAAAAAAACTAATATTGTTTCTAAGAAAAGATAAATTATTAGTTATTAGTACTACTATGACAACGAAGTCATTTCAATTAAATTTAAGAAATAAACTCATACCTCATCTAAAATAGCTTGATTCGCCAAACAAACACTCCACGGCTGTTTTTTTAAaaacaaagcttcggtttacTACTGTGGTGTTTTTGCCATTAACGAGGAACCTTTAGGGGGGGCCTAGGAACCTTAACAGTAACAGCAGCCAATATCAGTCTTCGCTGTTAGTTGGATGCCGGTTATATTGCTTTTCAGTAACTCACCAACGTAGTATTCTATTTTTCGTGGTTACTGTTATTACTATAGTCAACACTGGGCATCAATTGGCTTTTCACTATAGTAACTTCGGGGTTTAAATAGCTATCTTTTCTACCAAAGTTTAAATTGTCCAACAACGTCTTAAACTGgtgcctcaaattgaaatataggGCAACAATACTTATTTTATAAAATTTGGTTAAAAAATTATATAGCACCCTGTCAAGTTCCTCAAATATAGTACAACATAGTGATCTGTTCTATAATGTAAATTTAAGGCTTTACTGTTGAAGTGGAATATTTAGTTGGTGCCCCTAAATTCTATAAATTATATTCATTTTCAAACTATAGGACATGTTGGAGATGCTCCGAATGATATCAAGAAGAGTAACTTTACCCATTCTATCTTTAAAAGTGTAAATAGAAGAGAACAAGGTTGGTCCAAAATCAAACCTTGACAATAAATTAGCATCATTCAATACCCTAATATAATATATTTTTATATGTGTTAGTCATTAATATTTTTTTTGTAAAATTAGTTAAATTTGAGATAATTTAATTTAAAACAAAATTCGTTTCTTATATATTTTAGACAGAGGGACTAATTTTAAACAAGTATCTTAATATTTACAATAGGTGGTTGTTGTTTTTTCTATCAATTGTTTACCTACACATGTCAAGCCTTTCAAAGTGTATCGTCTACAGCTGCCAGAAAAGAAATAATAAAATATTTGTCGCGCTCTTTATTATGATAGCCGAGAACAGAAAGGGTTCTTGCTCTCCGGCTCCGGTTTTAATACAGTGCCAAGCCTCCCTCTCACTGCCAGGACATGAGTCCATCCAGTCCTCACTTCACTCTTAACGCCTACCAAACTTACACAGCCTCTCCATAACTGCTGCTGCTCCTCCGTCTGCTTCCGAGCTACCATTCTCTAGCGCGCTACCACGGTACCACCACGCCCGCCCATGGCCTCGGGGTCGAACCCGGACAGCATGGACACCGAGCCTCCCGGCGTCCTCTCCATCGCCGTCGAGCGCAACCCACCGGAGTCGCGCCTGCAGCAGCTCGGCGTCAAGTCCTGGCCCAAGTGAGCGCCGATCACTGTCCGTTACTTTCTCGGTTTCACGGTGTTGATCGTCGTGACGTATGTAATGGCTGCCGTGCCCGAGCGCGTGCAGGTGGGGTTGCCCGCCGGGGAAGTTCCCGGTGAAGTTCGACGCGCGGCAGACGTGCTACCTGCTCAAGGGCAAGGTGCGGGCGCACATCAAGGGGTCGTCGGAGTGCGTGGAGTTCGGCGCCGGCGACCTCGTCGTCTTCCCCAAGGGGCTCAGCTGCACCTGGGACGTCGTCGCCGCCGTCGACAAGTACTACAAGTTCGACTCGTCCTGACTCGGATCGCTCGCGCGCGGCGCCGCTGAACTGATCCCGATTGTTGATTCAGTGCTAGCTTGATTGTGCTGGTTAGCCTAATTTCTCTAGCTAATTTGCTTACGTAGCATGTGTCTATCTCTAATCGCCTTCTCTGTCGTGTAAAAGAACGTAGAGGTGCAGGGCATCTCGCCCCGGAGAGCGTAGGCCAGTACTAGTTAGTTATTGGTCCGGGAACGGAAATAATAAAACCCGGTCAAAGCGGGGGCTGTTCAAAGTATCCTTGTTTATTCCTCCCAGTGCAATCCATTTTGAATGCTTCTTTGACCAGCGCCCTTGGACTACGTTGtctttttatatttattttctttttcaCATGTATTTGGAAAATCTGACCAATTGTGATCATTTATTTCCTGTGTGCCTTGTCTGCATCTCGACGCCGGCGGTTCTTCGGTTATGATTATACTGTATGGAGTACGCATGTGCATATGACCGTATAAAACACTGTTTATAATGTAAAAATAGTATTATTTATAATGTAAAGTTTGAAATAGGAGCTGTGATGTTGGAAATAGTACAACGTTCGAGAATCGAGAGCTCTTTAGGACAATTCTCTCTTTTTtacaaaaaaaacaaaaagactGGATAAATTTTCCTCTGGACTTGAAAATTCTGCGCTTGCTACCTATCGTGTCCGTCCTCCCCTCTCTTTTTCATAGACCCCCTGGTTTTCTTACTCTCATCAGAATTCAAGTTTTAGGCAACTGGTTATTAGAGAAAGACTGAAATAGAACTCCTGTTCTGATTATTTAGTATAACAATTAGTTTACCAGCTGATTTTTAGGTGGCTTTTTAGAGGTGTTCTTATTTGCCATTGCACCTTCAGTATCTTAGTTTAAATAATGGGCATAACAAGAGATGCCACTCTGACGATAAAACGGCAAGTTAGGAGGACGGTTACTTGATAACAACCAGTAAAGGACATTATAGCTACAAAGACTGAGACAAAGATCACGGTAACCTTTGGAATGGATTGCGAAGTTATATTTAGAAAGACAGTGACCTTAACTCACTGAGTCCTTTTCAACTAGCTAGATTTTTCAACTGGATCACGGTAACATTTAGAAAGGAACACGGTTATGCATCCTAGTCTTCAGGTTTGAGTCCTTTTCAACtagattttcacatttttctaatgAAAAAGACCGACCGTGTCTTTTAGGTTGGTACATTTTTTTCCTTTAAAAAATACTTAGGTAGTTATTTTCGACAAGGAAAGACTAAGCTTCTCCATTAAGTTATATTTGATGTTCAATTTCTGGATCTAGAGGGAAGTGGAGAGCGGAAGCATAGTGATTTAGGAAGGGTTAGGCTAGCTATGTATATCTCATCGCCTATTTAAATTTCACTCTGAAAACAATATAATCTACGGTGTCCGTAGCTGGAAGCCACTAGACCTAAGTTGTAGTGGACAAGGGTGGAAAGGGATGTTGAGGTGGGGGTTGTCAAGTGGTTATTCTCGATGACATAGTAGAAATGTCACACATAGTTAGATGTTTAGACTTAGAAGAAGGACAAGAGAGAGCCATGCGAAATCTAATAATCAGGCCCTTAAAAAACACCTAAGTGAGATATATTTTTTTGTCAGGAATGTAGGATTATATTAAAACTCGACATAGTATTGTTCCTTACCTCTTTGAATCGTAACCCTCGATCTTAGGGTAGTATAGAGGTGGAACCGTTGAACGTTGAACCAACCtattagagcaactccagtaATTATCTAAAAGACTttctaaatcaataatttaggtagttaacatgaaaactattctccaacagttctctaaataaactttctaaatttaacaacctgtcatctaacctcattttctctctacatttgacaaccatttaacaactccctaaacaaaaatgttgactgcattatatagtttttgtgacttattttttatgtggatagatacaaaacaaaattacaacctatatttagagaactattggagaacttACATTTTTTTACTCCAAAAGTCATTTAAcaacttcttaaatctgtgatttagagagctaaaatttacataactattggagttgctcttatagCTCTAAGTTTCAAACGGCCTTCAGCTAATAGTTAGCCCGTTAATAATTAGCTGACCTATTTTAGTTAATAATCAGCTAATTCGACGGTTAGATTATGATCTAACTGATCAGAAGTTACATTTGCATGCTTACACACGTAAGGACTGATGCATGGTAGAGTAATTGTTGCCATtaactattagctttagtggTTCCAAACATGTCCTAATTTTATTTGTCCCGCATGGAATCATGTGAAATGCTTACAAGCAATTTGGTAATCAATTTCATCGGTATGCATATAGTAGGGTTCGCATTATTCGTGATGAAATCCGCGAGGATATATGCGACCGTACGGAAGAGCATCTGCATGGCGAGATCTTTGGCCGGTAGCTAGCCGTGTTTTTAGCTTCTAGTGCTAGCTAGGTAGGTGGTTGAGCTCGGAATTAATGGGCAGATGCCGTCCGACGTGCGTGCACTAGCGCTGCCCCTGGCCTctcggcctcggggtgaccagtgaCTAGCTCTGCACTTTGGTTCTGAGTGGCAGTGGGCAGTTACCAGTGGCGGACCGGCCGGTGGTGCTGGATAGAGTGGAGCAGCTTCCCTGCCTTTGATTTGGCCGGTCCGGTCgccttgcattgcattgcatggcTGGACTGGAAGGGAAGGTGGTGGTCCTGTCCTGTGcactcactcactcactcacACATGTGCAACCGCTCGGCGACTCGATCCGGCCACCGAAAGTGCCGCTGCTCCGGCTGCCTATATGTCGTCTTGTTTGTCGCCGTGTGTGTCCTTTGACTGAACGAGCTGCATAGTATGAGCACATCGACGACGGCTACCATACATACCAGTTCTGCACGCAGCTGTCAACGAAGCACCCACAGGTGACAGGCCACAGTGTTCGGGAGCAGATTCGAGAGCTTTTGCAAGGATTTTGCCATGCATATGATGCCAGCTCGAGTTTTTTTTTATGGTCTCGCTAGTTTTAAAGCCTTAGAAACAAGTGTTCTGTTGTACTATGTGGAGTTCCCTCGTGTACTCCAAACGGATCCGCCTAAATTCCGTTAGGGCCGGCCACCCAGACCAGTGGCCGACCAAAATTCTCCTGCATTTACAGTCCAACAACTACACACACCGCTCCCGCGCTCCGAGCAGCTGCTCTGCTGCAGCGAGCGATAACTGCATGTCGAGGTGCGGCGTTTCCGGGCTACTAGCTCGCTgcagccaggccaggccaggcatcCATCCTGTTACGGCTCGTTGCTTGTACTACTACGCAAGCAGGCGTGCTTCGGCTCGCCTGGCGACCTCCGTAGCTCGTCGTGACTCGTGAGCGAAGTTTCTCGATCAGAACTCAGAACAGAAGACGAAAGCGTTGGGGGCCGGATGACTCCATTCCCTTTCCTGAAATTCTTCACGGCGTCATCGAGCTTGGCAAACTTGCAGAATGCCCCAGCAACACAACTGTGGCCAAACAGCTTGATGGGGCCGTCGTCCTTGCATAGCCTGTCGAGCATGGCCACTGGGCGCGACGTTTGGGATCAACCCAACTTGTTCTCACTCAGGCTGCCGCCGCTCATCAAAGCTAGCTGCTCTAGCCGCGCCTCCCTGACATCCTTCTATACGCTTCGctcggcctgctgctgctgcccaGCGTCGGCGTCGCAGAGGAACGGTCAGGCCCGGCCTGCCCCGGCCAGGCCTACCCAACACGTCAGACCGTGTGCTTTGCCGCGTCGCGGCCCAATACGCGCTCGGCCCTCCCACGGACGGCCCACGTGCTCGCTCCCGCAGTCCCCGCGTTCGGAAATCGGAACCGAACACAGGTCCGTGGCGCCGCCACGCCATTATGCCAGGCTATAAAGCCAGAGTTGCTGAGCGACGACGTCGGACGTCCCAATCAAACGAGCGAGAAGACGCCAGCACTGCCCCCCGGACTTGTTCTCGCTGACGCCGCGCAGATTAGAACGACAGCGACCCGCCGCGAGCGTCCACGGACGGAGATTGTACCCATGGAGGCGTTCGTCGCCGCTATGGTCTTCTGCGAGGTGCCCATGGACGCCGCTGGCTTCGGCGCCGGCAGTTGGGCTCCCGCGGCCACGAATGGCGCCGGGCGCAGCCGCAACGGGAAGCGCGAGGAGGAGGAGGGCGTGGTCAGGGTCAGGGTCAGGTCGGCGCCGCCGGTGACGGAGGCCGAGAAGCCTGTCGACGCGTCTACGACGTGGTTCGATGGCTTGGAGTGCCTCCAGACCGTCGTGTTCCGCATCGACTGATTGGTTAGTTAGGGCTCGTGCCGTGCCACGGCCACCGGCGCGCGCTGCAGTCTCGGTTTCTGGTTTATTGCTGTTCGTACGTCCGGACTTTTAGTAACGGCTGTTGTGGCAAATACGGAATCTTAATCTTTATTATATATATTAGCATACGAAAGGTTAGTTTAGTTCAGCCAATGGCAGCAGAGGCCAATTGCTCCAAAACTCAATAGTCTACTCTAGCGACACAAATCAGCATCGGCTGTGGTCGTTGTACCGGTGTCAGTACATTGTTATGCCCTATTGTTAATCCGAAGTCAAACGTGATCCAAGAACATCCATGTCTCCTGAGTCTGGACACATGATAAAGCTACTCTGGGCAAACAGGGCGGCAGGTCTGGTCTCCGGACCGCCGGGAGCGAATCGCCGCGCTTGCAAAAGGGAACTTTGCTGCCTTGCCGTGCGTCGACGGCGCCACAAGTGGATGAGTTATTTGGCATCTACTCTCCGTCTCCGAGAGCGCGCGTCAACCGGACCCCTTCCATTCATGGCGCCGGTTAAATTATAAAGTCTTCCCTGATGGCATCGGCATCCgagatttttatttatttatttattttaacgAAAGGGGAGGCCCGTGGACTTGGCGCGGCGATGCCGACGCCGATTGGCGACGACCTCTCTTCGGGTCCACGTCGCTTGTGCCGTTTCTCATCATCCTTTTGTTTTTGTAATTGTTCCGTGATCCAGGCGAACACACGATGCATATGGTTTACTGTTGCGTTGCAT is a genomic window of Zea mays cultivar B73 chromosome 5, Zm-B73-REFERENCE-NAM-5.0, whole genome shotgun sequence containing:
- the LOC103627425 gene encoding uncharacterized protein; translated protein: MASGSNPDSMDTEPPGVLSIAVERNPPESRLQQLGVKSWPKWGCPPGKFPVKFDARQTCYLLKGKVRAHIKGSSECVEFGAGDLVVFPKGLSCTWDVVAAVDKYYKFDSS